AGGCAGATGGTAGAAAATTTGTTATTGCTAAAGATTTATTAGAAACGGTTAAAAATCAAATAGGTTGGGAAAATGTTAAAGTATTACAAGAGTTCCCTGGTACAGCCATGGAATATATGACGGCACAACATCCATTTTATGACCGAACTTCTCTTGTTATGTGTGGCGATCATGTTACTTTAGATGCAGGTACGGGCTTAGTTCATACTGCACCTGGACATGGTGAAGACGACTATATTGTTGGTAAAAAGTATAACTTAGATGTTTTATCACCTATTGATAACCGAGGCATTTTCACTGCTGAAGCGCCTGGATTTGAAGGAATGTTTTATGACAAAGCCAATCCAGAAGTTACGAAGTTATTAGAAGAAAAAGGTGCATTACTAAAATTAGACTTCTTTACCCACAGTTATCCCCATGATTGGCGAACCAAAAAACCCGTTATTTATCGAGCAACACCACAATGGTTTGCTTCAATTGATAAGTTTAGAAGTGATATTCTAAGTGAAATTGAAAAAGTTGATTGGATTATTCCATGGGGAAAAACGCGTCTTTACAATATGATTCGTGACCGAGGTGATTGGGTAATTTCTCGTCAACGAGCATGGGGTGTGCCATTGCCAATTTTTTATGCTGAAAATGGCGAAGCCATCATCACACCTGAAACAATTGATCATGTTGCTGCGTTATTTGCTGCTCACGGTTCGAATATCTGGTTTGAAAAAGAAGCAAAAGAATTATTACCAGTTGGTTTTACTCATCCGGGCTCACCAAATGGCGAATTTACGAAAGAAAATGATATTATGGATGTCTGGTTTGATTCAGGTTCTTCTCACGAAGCTGTTTTACGACAACGTCCAGAATTAAGCTTTCCAGCTGATATGTATTTAGAAGGTTCAGACCAATATCGTGGTTGGTTTAATTCAAGTATTACCACAAGTGTCGCTATCAATGGTGTAGCACCATATAAAGCGGTGTTATCACAGGGTTTCACATTAGATGGCGAAGGTCGCAAAATGAGTAAATCCCTTGGAAATACGATTGCTCCTGAAAAAGTTATCAACCAAATGGGAGCAGATATTTTACGTTTGTGGGTCGCAAGTGTAGACTACGAAGCTGATGTCCGGGTTTCAATGGATATTTTAAATCAAGTTTCAGAAGTATATCGTAAAATCCGTAATACAATGCGTTTCTTGTTAGCAAATACAAGTGATTTCAATCCAAAAGTGGATGCAGTACCTTTTGCAGAATTACGATCTGTCGACAAGTATATGACAGTTCGTTTAAACCAAGTGATTAAAACAATTTTAGAAGATGGTTATGAGAAATATAATTTCTTACACATTTATCGTACGGTAATGAATTTCTTAACGGTAGATTTATCTTCTTTCTATCTGGATTTTGCAAAAGATGTTGTTTATATTGAAGCGGAAAATGATCATGCACGACGTTCTATGCAAACTGTTTTTTATCAAGCTGCTGTTGCTTTGACAAAACTTTTAACACCAATCATTCCGCATACAGCTGAAGAAATCTGGTCTTATCTTCAAGAAGAAGAAGACTACGTTCAATTAGCAGAAATGCCAGGATATGAAGAATTTGCTAATCAAGCAGAATTGCTTGATATGTGGAGTGCGTTTTTAGACTTTAGAGATAAAGTATTAAAAGCTTTAGAAGAAGCGCGTAATGAAAAACTAATCGGGAAACCACTAGAAGCAAAAGTAACGATTTATCCAAATGAACAAATTGCAGATCTTTTAACAGC
The genomic region above belongs to Enterococcus saigonensis and contains:
- the ileS gene encoding isoleucine--tRNA ligase, whose translation is MKMKETLHLGKTGFPMRGNLPNREKEWQKNWEEADLYGQRQKLNEGKPSFVLHDGPPYANGNIHIGHSLNKISKDIIVRFKSMSGFRAPYVPGWDTHGLPIEQVLTNKGIKRKEMSMAEYREKCREYALSQVDKQRNDFKRLGVAGDWNNPYVTLDPSYEAAEVRVFGKMAEKGYIYKGLKPIYWSPSSESSLAEAEIEYKDVKSPSIYVAFKVVDGKNLLDTDTSFVIWTTTPWTLPANLGISVNPTYAYVQIEADGRKFVIAKDLLETVKNQIGWENVKVLQEFPGTAMEYMTAQHPFYDRTSLVMCGDHVTLDAGTGLVHTAPGHGEDDYIVGKKYNLDVLSPIDNRGIFTAEAPGFEGMFYDKANPEVTKLLEEKGALLKLDFFTHSYPHDWRTKKPVIYRATPQWFASIDKFRSDILSEIEKVDWIIPWGKTRLYNMIRDRGDWVISRQRAWGVPLPIFYAENGEAIITPETIDHVAALFAAHGSNIWFEKEAKELLPVGFTHPGSPNGEFTKENDIMDVWFDSGSSHEAVLRQRPELSFPADMYLEGSDQYRGWFNSSITTSVAINGVAPYKAVLSQGFTLDGEGRKMSKSLGNTIAPEKVINQMGADILRLWVASVDYEADVRVSMDILNQVSEVYRKIRNTMRFLLANTSDFNPKVDAVPFAELRSVDKYMTVRLNQVIKTILEDGYEKYNFLHIYRTVMNFLTVDLSSFYLDFAKDVVYIEAENDHARRSMQTVFYQAAVALTKLLTPIIPHTAEEIWSYLQEEEDYVQLAEMPGYEEFANQAELLDMWSAFLDFRDKVLKALEEARNEKLIGKPLEAKVTIYPNEQIADLLTAVDSNLAKLLIVAEDYFVVEKVGSAIPTNAMKFEDVAILVEKADGHVCDRCRQVRKEIGSDSALPTLCHHCTEIVKENYPKEVAEGIE